A DNA window from Turicibacter sp. TJ11 contains the following coding sequences:
- a CDS encoding sugar O-acetyltransferase: MNILELMQQNIRYNVNHMDMPTELQNKAKTLCWEYNQTRPDASSERSIILKELLGTYHPLVFIEPSFKCDYGFNIHMKGLTIINYNCVILDTSPVHIGENVFIAPGVCIACAGHPIISEQRKEGILTSKPITIGDNVWIGANSTICDGVTLGDGCVIGAGSVVTRDIPSNTIAVGNPCRVLRPITDKDQVTLTKLEK; the protein is encoded by the coding sequence ATGAACATATTAGAATTAATGCAACAAAATATCAGATATAACGTAAATCATATGGATATGCCAACAGAATTACAAAATAAAGCCAAAACTCTTTGTTGGGAGTACAACCAAACGAGACCTGATGCTTCATCAGAACGTAGCATAATATTGAAAGAATTACTTGGAACTTATCATCCATTAGTATTTATTGAACCTTCGTTTAAATGTGATTATGGTTTTAACATCCATATGAAGGGCTTAACCATCATCAATTATAACTGCGTTATTTTAGATACTTCCCCCGTTCATATTGGGGAAAATGTTTTTATTGCACCAGGAGTATGTATTGCTTGTGCTGGGCATCCGATAATCTCTGAACAACGTAAAGAAGGGATATTAACTTCTAAGCCAATTACGATAGGAGATAATGTATGGATTGGGGCAAATTCCACTATTTGTGATGGGGTAACTCTAGGAGATGGATGTGTAATAGGTGCAGGTAGTGTCGTAACAAGAGATATTCCATCTAATACTATTGCAGTAGGAAATCCTTGTCGTGTGTTACGACCTATAACAGACAAGGATCAAGTGACATTAACAAAACTTGAAAAATAA
- a CDS encoding IS256 family transposase, whose amino-acid sequence MTRKAAMNQLFNLIQDEYEIKSAGDIEAALLDMFGSFIEKALEAELDQHLGYSRYDFRNKATSNTRNGRKPKTVQTRLGETTIQAPRDREGSFEPQIIPKRQTNVIGIEDKILALYAKGLSTRDISKALEEIYGFEASHETISNVTDKIIPLIQDWQKRPLEAVYPIIYLDALHVKVKDGVGASTKAVYCIIGVSLDGRKDVLSLSIGESESASYWMSLLDELKARGVQDICIACVDGLSGFKQAIQAVFPHALVQRCLVHLIRQSTQFVSYQDRKSFCYDLKQIYQAINRQAAEQAFETFKDKWNPKVPLAVRVWENNIEEIYQLFHFPQEIRKMIYTTNSIESYNSQLRKVLKGKGAFPNEISVMKLIYLQTMGPLAENEVNNPPLLGNESHEEMATSTFKLESNIKSIINLISRSFNTLYIILKN is encoded by the coding sequence ATGACAAGAAAAGCTGCAATGAATCAATTATTTAATCTTATTCAAGATGAATACGAAATTAAATCAGCAGGGGATATCGAAGCTGCTCTATTAGACATGTTTGGAAGTTTTATCGAAAAAGCATTAGAGGCTGAATTAGACCAACATCTTGGATACAGCCGTTACGATTTTCGAAACAAAGCCACTTCAAATACAAGAAATGGACGGAAACCTAAAACCGTTCAGACTCGACTCGGAGAAACAACCATCCAAGCTCCACGAGATCGAGAAGGTTCATTTGAGCCTCAAATCATTCCTAAGCGTCAAACGAATGTTATTGGAATTGAGGATAAAATTTTAGCGCTTTATGCGAAAGGCTTATCAACACGCGATATTTCTAAAGCTTTAGAAGAGATTTATGGCTTTGAAGCGTCACATGAAACGATTTCCAATGTTACGGATAAAATCATTCCGTTAATTCAAGATTGGCAAAAACGTCCCTTAGAAGCTGTCTATCCGATCATTTATTTAGATGCTCTTCATGTCAAAGTAAAGGACGGAGTAGGAGCCTCAACTAAAGCTGTTTATTGTATCATAGGCGTCTCTTTAGATGGTCGTAAAGACGTTTTAAGTCTCTCGATCGGAGAATCAGAAAGTGCCTCTTATTGGATGAGTTTATTAGATGAATTAAAGGCTCGTGGTGTGCAAGATATTTGTATCGCTTGTGTCGATGGTTTAAGTGGTTTTAAACAAGCCATTCAAGCTGTTTTTCCTCATGCGCTCGTTCAACGTTGCTTAGTTCATTTAATCCGACAATCAACCCAATTCGTTTCCTATCAAGATAGAAAATCATTCTGTTATGATTTAAAACAAATCTATCAAGCCATCAATCGGCAAGCTGCAGAACAAGCCTTTGAGACCTTTAAGGATAAATGGAATCCTAAGGTGCCTTTAGCCGTTAGAGTGTGGGAAAATAACATCGAAGAGATTTATCAACTGTTTCATTTCCCTCAAGAAATACGAAAAATGATCTACACCACAAACTCTATTGAAAGCTACAATAGTCAATTAAGAAAAGTTCTAAAAGGTAAAGGAGCTTTCCCAAATGAAATTTCTGTGATGAAATTAATCTATCTTCAAACCATGGGTCCCCTGGCAGAGAACGAAGTGAACAATCCTCCACTGCTAGGGAATGAAAGTCACGAAGAAATGGCAACGTCAACTTTCAAACTGGAGTCAAATATTAAATCAATTATTAATCTTATATCCCGATCGTTTAACACCCTTTATATAATTTTAAAAAATTAG